The following proteins come from a genomic window of Corynebacterium falsenii:
- the polA gene encoding DNA polymerase I, whose protein sequence is MSDNVSLKDAAGSGLNEALQNNAHEKTLLLLDGHSLAFRAFYALPADKMSTTGGQHTNAVYGFLGMFLTLLEKEKPSHVAAAFDLSGPTFREESFPEYKAQRPSPPAEFKGQIGLIRSALESFGVVTLDKESYEADDIIATLATEGAKAGMKVLICTGDRDSLQLVTDDVTVLYTLKGVSELHRFTPAAVEEKYGVTPKQYPDLAALRGDTSDNMPGVPGVGPKTAQKWIHTYGSLQGVIDNMDSIGGKVGTSLRDNIDNVVLARDVTEMVRDLDLVGDLDELRPSAVDAAEAMQVFDDLQFGNRLRSRTFSILGVEFEESAALPISEENPKPGRLGAWLRKRSRGIAVDLTGEKLSLLDHDNTGTTIDLADVDPKDEKAVKEWLADPTVSKWTHDAKAMYHGLINQGLVLDGVEHDTSLAAYLIRPDVRTSGLEDTVQRYVGNELSEKASGLERAQAVAELVKALAPEIEKIGAAELYYDMEVPLSLILARMEHAGIAVNEESLRELSEEYGAKIEEETAAARSLADDPKLNLSSPKQLQKVLFETFDLPKTKKTKTGYSTAAAELEKLAAQSNHPFLGHLMAHREYQKMKTTIDGLVDAIADDGRIHTTFNQKGAATGRLSSSDPNLQNIPVRTSAGRTIRAAFQVGDGYQTLLTADYSQIEMRVMAHLSQDEGLIEAYKSGEDLHNFVGSRVFGVPVDEVTPELRRKVKALSYGLVYGLSAFGLSQQLKISAGEAKRIMDNYFERFGGVKKYLDNVVEIARETGYTETLYGRRRYLPELKSSNRVARENAERAALNAPIQGTAADIIKLAMLRVDRALAAGEFASRVLLQVHDELVVEVAEGELDDVQALVEREMDEAANLRVPLDVSAGHGDNWDLAGH, encoded by the coding sequence ATGAGTGACAACGTGAGTCTGAAGGACGCGGCCGGCTCTGGCCTCAATGAAGCGCTCCAGAACAACGCCCACGAAAAGACGCTGTTGCTTCTCGATGGGCACTCCCTGGCGTTCCGCGCTTTCTACGCGCTACCTGCGGATAAGATGTCCACCACCGGCGGCCAGCACACCAACGCCGTCTACGGTTTCCTCGGCATGTTCCTCACCCTGCTGGAGAAGGAAAAGCCCTCCCACGTGGCCGCGGCGTTCGACTTGTCCGGCCCGACGTTCCGTGAGGAGTCGTTCCCGGAGTACAAGGCCCAGCGCCCGTCGCCTCCGGCAGAGTTCAAGGGCCAGATCGGGCTGATCCGCTCCGCGTTGGAGTCCTTCGGCGTGGTGACCCTGGATAAGGAGTCCTACGAGGCCGATGACATCATCGCCACGTTGGCCACCGAGGGCGCGAAGGCCGGGATGAAGGTGCTTATCTGCACCGGCGACCGGGATTCCTTGCAGCTTGTCACGGACGACGTCACCGTGCTCTACACCCTCAAGGGCGTGTCCGAACTGCACCGGTTTACGCCGGCTGCGGTGGAGGAGAAGTATGGCGTCACCCCAAAGCAGTACCCTGACCTCGCCGCGCTGCGTGGCGATACGTCGGACAACATGCCGGGCGTACCTGGTGTGGGGCCGAAGACCGCGCAGAAGTGGATTCACACGTACGGCAGCCTGCAGGGCGTGATCGACAACATGGACAGCATCGGCGGCAAGGTGGGAACCAGCCTGCGCGACAACATCGACAACGTGGTGCTGGCCCGCGATGTCACGGAGATGGTGCGCGATCTGGACCTCGTGGGCGATCTGGACGAGCTGCGCCCCTCCGCAGTCGATGCCGCCGAGGCGATGCAGGTATTCGACGATCTGCAGTTCGGTAACCGGCTGCGCAGCCGCACGTTTTCGATCCTGGGCGTGGAGTTCGAGGAGTCCGCGGCGCTGCCGATCAGCGAGGAAAACCCCAAGCCCGGCAGGCTCGGCGCGTGGCTGCGCAAGCGGTCTCGCGGTATTGCGGTGGACCTGACGGGGGAGAAGCTCTCGCTGCTCGATCACGACAACACCGGCACCACCATTGACCTTGCCGATGTGGATCCCAAGGACGAGAAGGCCGTGAAGGAGTGGCTCGCCGATCCCACGGTGAGCAAGTGGACTCACGACGCCAAGGCCATGTACCACGGGCTGATCAATCAAGGCCTCGTGCTTGACGGGGTGGAGCACGATACGTCGCTCGCGGCTTACCTCATCCGCCCGGACGTGCGCACGAGTGGCTTGGAAGACACGGTGCAGCGCTATGTGGGCAATGAGTTGTCGGAGAAGGCCAGCGGCCTCGAGCGCGCCCAGGCCGTCGCGGAGCTGGTGAAGGCCCTGGCCCCCGAGATCGAGAAGATCGGCGCCGCGGAGTTGTACTACGACATGGAGGTGCCGCTGAGCCTCATTCTGGCTCGGATGGAGCACGCGGGAATCGCTGTCAACGAGGAATCGCTGCGCGAACTCTCCGAGGAGTACGGCGCGAAGATCGAGGAGGAGACCGCTGCCGCTCGGTCGCTGGCGGACGATCCGAAGCTCAATTTGTCGTCTCCGAAGCAGCTCCAGAAGGTGTTGTTCGAGACGTTCGATCTGCCGAAGACGAAGAAGACCAAGACTGGTTATTCCACCGCGGCCGCGGAATTGGAGAAGCTGGCCGCGCAGAGCAATCACCCGTTCCTCGGGCACCTCATGGCGCACCGCGAATATCAGAAGATGAAGACCACCATCGACGGTCTTGTGGACGCGATTGCCGATGATGGGCGCATCCACACCACCTTTAACCAGAAGGGTGCGGCGACCGGCCGGTTGTCGTCTTCCGACCCGAATCTGCAGAACATTCCGGTGCGCACGTCGGCCGGGCGCACGATCCGCGCCGCGTTCCAGGTGGGGGATGGCTACCAGACCTTGCTCACGGCCGACTATTCGCAGATCGAGATGCGTGTGATGGCTCACTTGTCCCAGGATGAGGGGCTCATCGAGGCCTACAAGTCCGGCGAGGACCTGCACAATTTCGTGGGTTCGCGGGTGTTTGGCGTGCCCGTCGATGAGGTCACTCCGGAGCTGCGCCGCAAGGTGAAGGCGTTGAGCTATGGCTTGGTGTATGGCCTGTCTGCTTTCGGTTTGTCTCAGCAGTTGAAGATCAGTGCGGGCGAGGCCAAGCGCATCATGGACAATTACTTCGAGCGCTTTGGTGGGGTGAAGAAATACCTCGATAACGTGGTGGAGATCGCGCGGGAAACTGGGTACACGGAGACTCTTTATGGTCGACGCCGCTACCTTCCCGAACTCAAGAGCTCCAATCGGGTGGCTCGGGAGAACGCTGAGCGGGCGGCGTTGAACGCGCCGATTCAGGGCACGGCCGCGGACATCATCAAGTTGGCGATGCTTCGGGTGGATCGTGCGCTCGCGGCTGGGGAGTTCGCCTCGCGCGTGCTGCTGCAGGTGCACGATGAACTTGTGGTGGAAGTCGCCGAGGGTGAGCTAGACGACGTGCAGGCCTTGGTGGAGCGGGAGATGGATGAGGCGGCGAACTTGCGCGTGCCGCTTGATGTGTCCGCGGGCCACGGCGATAACTGGGATCTGGCTGGGCACTAG
- a CDS encoding DUF368 domain-containing protein yields MNILWNMIRGALIGMAELVPGVSGGTIALVTGVYERVLYNANLVLDGIKSLVKDRSSAGEKFKAVDWKLLIPLAIGMGIMVLTMAGVLESFVTDQPQASRGLFFGMVLVSISVPIMMMDKAELRAKAVKAGLGFAIAAIGTFILTGLTSAPQENPNLLWVFFAAAIAVCALVLPGVSGSFFLLAVGLYSATMSAVDNLNVAYLGVFALGAITGLISFVRLLEHLLTTHRTVTLIVMSGLMFGSLRALWPWQTGDAELLAPNENIGIALILFVVGALAVLAMLVAERMFTAPPAPPQEEAARS; encoded by the coding sequence ATGAATATTCTATGGAACATGATCCGCGGCGCCCTCATCGGCATGGCGGAATTGGTACCCGGAGTCTCTGGCGGAACGATTGCACTCGTGACGGGGGTGTACGAGCGCGTACTCTACAACGCCAACCTTGTCCTCGACGGAATCAAGAGCCTCGTCAAAGACCGCTCCTCCGCCGGTGAAAAGTTCAAGGCAGTGGACTGGAAACTCCTCATCCCCCTGGCCATCGGCATGGGCATCATGGTCCTGACCATGGCCGGAGTCCTGGAAAGCTTCGTCACCGACCAGCCCCAGGCCTCCCGCGGCCTGTTCTTCGGCATGGTGCTGGTGAGCATCAGCGTGCCCATCATGATGATGGACAAAGCCGAGCTGCGCGCCAAAGCCGTGAAGGCAGGCCTCGGCTTCGCCATCGCGGCGATCGGCACCTTCATCCTCACCGGCCTCACCAGCGCCCCGCAGGAAAACCCCAACCTGCTGTGGGTCTTCTTCGCCGCCGCCATCGCGGTGTGCGCCCTGGTTCTGCCCGGCGTGTCGGGATCGTTCTTCCTGCTCGCCGTGGGCCTGTACTCGGCCACCATGAGCGCCGTCGACAACCTCAACGTGGCCTACCTCGGCGTGTTCGCCCTCGGCGCGATCACCGGCCTGATCTCCTTCGTTCGCCTGCTCGAACATCTGCTGACCACGCATCGCACGGTCACCCTGATCGTCATGTCGGGCCTCATGTTCGGCTCCCTGCGTGCCCTCTGGCCGTGGCAGACCGGCGACGCCGAACTGCTCGCTCCCAACGAAAACATCGGGATCGCACTGATCCTGTTCGTGGTGGGGGCGCTCGCAGTGCTGGCGATGCTGGTGGCGGAGCGCATGTTCACCGCGCCGCCGGCCCCGCCGCAAGAAGAGGCTGCGCGGAGCTAG
- the rpsA gene encoding 30S ribosomal protein S1, protein MPTNNVPQVAINDIGSAEDFLAAVDSTIKYFNDGDIVEGTVVKVDHDEVLLDIGYKTEGVIPSRELSIKHDVDPGEVVEVGDEIDALVLTKEDKEGRLILSKKRAQYERAWGAIEELKKNEEPVTGTVIEVVKGGLILDIGLRGFLPASLVEMRRVRDLQPYIGREIEAKIIELDKHRNNVVLSRRAWLEQTQSEVRSEFLHQLQKGQVRKGVVSSIVNFGAFVDLGGVDGLVHVSELSWKHIDHPSEVVAVGDEVTVEVLDVDLDRERVSLSLKATQEDPWRVFARTHAIGQIVPGKVTKLVPFGAFVRVEEGIEGLVHISELAERHVEVPDQVVTVGQDAMVKVIDIDLERRRISLSLKQADEDYTEDFDPSKYGMADSYDEQGNYIFPEGFDPETNEWLEGFDEQRQGWEARYAESERRHRLHTAQIERNRAAAAEAAAAGDGGYSSESGSEAASSSEAPASDAGTLASDEQLAALREKLAGGE, encoded by the coding sequence ATGCCCACCAACAACGTCCCTCAGGTAGCCATCAACGACATTGGCTCCGCTGAGGATTTCCTCGCTGCCGTCGACTCCACCATCAAGTACTTCAATGATGGTGACATTGTCGAAGGCACCGTCGTCAAGGTCGACCACGACGAAGTCCTGCTGGACATCGGCTACAAGACCGAGGGTGTCATCCCTTCCCGTGAACTGTCGATCAAGCACGACGTAGACCCCGGTGAGGTTGTTGAGGTCGGCGACGAGATCGACGCACTGGTTCTCACCAAGGAGGACAAGGAAGGCCGCCTGATCCTGTCCAAGAAGCGTGCTCAGTACGAGCGTGCTTGGGGCGCGATCGAGGAGCTCAAGAAGAACGAAGAGCCGGTCACCGGTACCGTCATCGAGGTTGTCAAGGGTGGCCTGATCCTGGACATCGGTCTGCGTGGCTTCCTGCCCGCTTCCCTGGTCGAGATGCGCCGTGTTCGCGACCTGCAGCCCTACATCGGCCGGGAGATCGAGGCCAAGATCATCGAGCTGGATAAGCACCGCAACAACGTTGTGCTGTCCCGCCGCGCATGGCTCGAGCAGACCCAGTCCGAGGTCCGCTCCGAGTTCCTGCACCAGCTTCAGAAGGGCCAGGTCCGCAAGGGCGTTGTGTCCTCCATCGTCAACTTCGGTGCCTTCGTGGACCTGGGTGGCGTAGACGGCCTGGTGCACGTGTCCGAGCTGTCCTGGAAGCACATCGATCACCCGTCTGAGGTTGTCGCTGTGGGCGACGAGGTCACCGTTGAGGTTCTGGATGTGGATCTGGACCGCGAGCGCGTGTCCCTGTCCCTGAAGGCAACCCAGGAAGATCCGTGGCGCGTCTTCGCACGCACCCACGCTATCGGCCAGATCGTGCCCGGTAAGGTCACCAAGCTGGTTCCGTTCGGTGCATTCGTCCGCGTGGAAGAGGGCATCGAGGGCCTGGTTCACATCTCCGAGCTGGCTGAGCGCCACGTTGAGGTTCCGGATCAGGTTGTCACCGTGGGTCAGGATGCCATGGTCAAGGTCATCGACATCGACCTCGAGCGTCGTCGTATCTCCCTGTCCCTCAAGCAGGCTGACGAGGATTACACCGAGGACTTCGATCCGTCCAAGTACGGCATGGCCGACTCTTACGACGAGCAGGGCAACTACATCTTCCCCGAGGGCTTCGACCCGGAGACCAACGAGTGGCTCGAGGGCTTCGACGAGCAGCGTCAGGGGTGGGAGGCTCGTTACGCAGAGTCCGAGCGTCGCCACCGCCTGCACACCGCTCAGATCGAGCGCAACCGCGCCGCTGCTGCCGAGGCTGCAGCAGCCGGCGACGGCGGCTACTCCTCCGAGTCCGGTTCTGAGGCCGCTTCCTCCTCCGAGGCTCCGGCTTCCGATGCTGGCACCCTGGCTTCCGATGAGCAGCTCGCCGCTCTGCGCGAGAAGCTCGCCGGTGGTGAGTAA
- a CDS encoding MaoC/PaaZ C-terminal domain-containing protein, protein MPQYTELKSIPVLMDEYRNAVRDVLPVVGTKHVAKDNPTTAFEVKGVQVNPKHLAEYTSATGLRLGNELPLTYPYVLSFPLVMKILTAKDSPLNAVGLVHLTNKIEQTRPLTVDDVLDIRVHAENLRPHTKGVLLDLVTVVSVAGEDVWTQTSSFLSKGAKLSSSSPLKDQQPTDGRIIEPIAFDEYEDTMTATFRVTPADIKVYADASGDKNPIHVSGAGAKAFGFPSVIAHGMWTAAAMLRPLEGVLPSAARYSVEFAKPVTLPASVALFTYAAGDKAYPNPSEWKLQARKSSKLGTLHASATIEKL, encoded by the coding sequence ATGCCGCAATACACAGAGTTGAAGTCCATTCCCGTCCTCATGGATGAGTACCGCAATGCGGTGCGCGATGTGCTGCCCGTGGTGGGCACGAAGCACGTTGCCAAGGACAACCCCACCACCGCCTTCGAGGTCAAGGGTGTGCAGGTTAATCCGAAGCACCTGGCGGAGTACACCAGCGCCACGGGTCTGCGCCTGGGCAACGAGTTGCCGCTGACCTATCCGTACGTGCTGAGCTTCCCGCTGGTCATGAAGATCCTCACTGCGAAGGATTCCCCGCTGAATGCTGTGGGGTTGGTCCACTTGACCAACAAGATTGAGCAGACCCGTCCGCTCACTGTGGATGATGTGTTGGACATCCGCGTTCATGCGGAGAACTTGCGCCCGCACACCAAGGGTGTGTTGTTGGATCTGGTCACCGTTGTCAGTGTTGCTGGTGAGGATGTGTGGACGCAGACCTCCAGTTTCCTGTCCAAGGGCGCGAAGCTTTCCAGCAGCTCGCCGTTGAAGGATCAGCAGCCCACGGATGGTCGCATCATCGAGCCCATCGCATTCGATGAGTACGAGGACACGATGACGGCGACGTTCCGCGTGACCCCGGCCGATATCAAGGTCTATGCCGATGCATCCGGCGATAAGAATCCCATCCACGTCTCCGGCGCAGGCGCGAAGGCCTTTGGCTTCCCGTCTGTCATCGCCCATGGCATGTGGACTGCTGCGGCCATGCTGCGCCCCCTGGAGGGTGTGCTGCCCAGCGCTGCCCGCTACAGCGTGGAGTTCGCCAAGCCGGTCACACTGCCGGCATCCGTGGCACTGTTTACGTATGCGGCAGGCGATAAGGCCTACCCGAATCCATCTGAGTGGAAGCTGCAAGCCCGAAAGAGCTCGAAGCTGGGAACGCTGCACGCCAGCGCGACCATCGAAAAGCTCTAG
- a CDS encoding 3-oxoacyl-ACP reductase codes for MPSNQDAYLKFINSNAGKKIAKNVGMPVPTKLRRYKKGEPALDGRVLLGGSGRLADGIEKALTGDYKISRTAGDSKYAALVFDATGITKPEDLKELYDFFHPVMRQIQPCGRVLIIGTTPELAESSDERIAQRALEGFSRSVAKELLRGATAQLVYTDPKLTGDNIAGLESTLRFILSGKSAFVDAQVIRVGDEKTETPADWDKPSEGKIAVVTGAARGIGATIAEVLARDGSKVICVDVPQAGEGLTETANKVGGTALPLDVTAADAADKLKAHAEARHGGPIDIIVHNAGITRDKLLANMDDARWSSVIAVNLVAPVRITEGLVANGGLADNGRVIGVASIAGIAGNRGQTNYGATKAGVIGFVDSFSEELAAKGITVNAVAPGFIETQMTAAIPFGTRVAGRVLSSLNQGGETIDVAETIAYFASPASQAVSGNVVRVCGQALLGA; via the coding sequence GTGCCATCCAATCAGGACGCATACCTGAAGTTCATTAATTCGAATGCTGGCAAGAAGATCGCCAAGAACGTGGGCATGCCTGTGCCCACGAAGTTGCGCCGTTACAAGAAGGGCGAGCCTGCCTTGGACGGTCGTGTTTTGCTCGGCGGTTCCGGTCGCTTGGCGGACGGCATTGAGAAGGCCCTGACCGGGGATTACAAGATCTCCCGCACTGCTGGTGATAGCAAGTACGCTGCTTTGGTGTTCGACGCCACCGGCATCACCAAGCCCGAGGATCTGAAGGAACTGTACGATTTCTTCCACCCCGTGATGCGACAGATTCAGCCTTGTGGCCGTGTCCTTATTATTGGCACCACTCCGGAGTTGGCCGAGTCTTCGGACGAGCGCATCGCACAGCGCGCCCTCGAGGGCTTCAGCCGTTCCGTGGCTAAGGAGCTGCTGCGCGGCGCGACGGCGCAGTTGGTGTACACCGACCCGAAGCTGACTGGCGACAACATCGCCGGCCTGGAGTCCACCCTGCGCTTTATCCTTTCGGGTAAGTCTGCGTTTGTGGATGCTCAGGTGATCCGCGTGGGTGACGAGAAGACGGAGACGCCCGCCGATTGGGATAAGCCCTCCGAGGGCAAGATTGCCGTGGTCACCGGTGCTGCCCGCGGCATTGGCGCGACGATCGCTGAGGTCCTAGCCCGCGATGGCTCGAAGGTCATTTGCGTGGATGTCCCCCAGGCGGGCGAGGGCCTTACCGAGACCGCCAACAAGGTGGGCGGCACTGCCCTGCCGCTGGATGTCACCGCGGCCGATGCTGCCGACAAGCTCAAGGCTCACGCGGAGGCTCGCCACGGTGGACCGATTGACATCATCGTGCACAACGCTGGCATTACCCGCGATAAGTTGCTCGCCAACATGGATGATGCTCGCTGGAGCTCCGTCATCGCGGTGAACTTGGTTGCTCCCGTGCGCATCACCGAGGGCTTGGTTGCCAACGGTGGTTTGGCGGATAACGGCCGTGTTATTGGTGTGGCTTCCATCGCCGGTATCGCAGGTAACCGTGGCCAGACCAATTACGGCGCCACGAAGGCCGGCGTGATCGGCTTCGTTGATTCCTTCTCTGAGGAGTTGGCCGCTAAGGGCATCACCGTCAACGCTGTGGCTCCGGGCTTCATTGAGACTCAGATGACCGCTGCCATCCCGTTCGGCACCCGTGTTGCTGGCCGCGTGCTGTCTTCCCTGAACCAGGGTGGCGAGACCATCGACGTTGCCGAGACCATCGCCTACTTCGCCTCCCCGGCCTCCCAGGCTGTCTCGGGCAACGTTGTGCGCGTGTGTGGCCAGGCTCTGCTGGGCGCGTAA
- a CDS encoding acetyl-CoA C-acetyltransferase, which produces MTKGSPRKVAILGGNRIPFARSNKEYASASNQDMLTAAIDGLVARYGLQGEELGQVVAGAVLKHARDFNLTREVVMGSALSSTTPAFDLQMACGTGLASIVQVADAIAMGRIESGIGGGVDTTSDAPLAVNDELRKTLIKLNNAKTAGARVKLLGSIRPGQLAPEQPSNGEPRTGLSMGEHAAITAREFGLTREEQDELAATSHQNLAKAYEEGFFEDLVTPFLGVQRDTNLRPDSTVEKLAKLKPVFGKRDAEQHGTKATMTAGNSTPLTDGASAVLISSEDWAKEHNIPVQAYLVDSEIAAVDFIHGRNGMTPDGLLMSPTYAVPRLLERNGLSLQDFDFYEIHEAFASQTLATLKAWESAEYCKDRLGLDKPLGSIDRSKLNVKGSSLAAGHPFAATGGRIIATAAKVLEQNGGGRTLVSICAAGGQGIVAIIER; this is translated from the coding sequence TTGACTAAAGGATCCCCCCGGAAGGTCGCCATCCTCGGCGGCAACCGCATTCCCTTCGCCCGTTCCAACAAGGAATACGCCTCCGCATCCAACCAGGACATGCTCACCGCCGCCATCGACGGCCTGGTCGCACGCTACGGCCTGCAGGGTGAGGAGCTGGGCCAGGTCGTGGCCGGCGCCGTGCTCAAGCACGCCCGCGACTTCAACCTGACCCGCGAGGTTGTCATGGGCTCGGCCCTGTCCTCGACCACCCCCGCATTCGATCTGCAGATGGCCTGCGGCACCGGCCTGGCCTCCATCGTGCAGGTCGCCGATGCCATCGCCATGGGCCGCATCGAGTCCGGCATCGGCGGCGGCGTGGATACCACCTCCGATGCCCCGCTGGCCGTCAACGACGAGCTGCGCAAGACCCTCATCAAGCTCAACAACGCCAAGACCGCCGGCGCCCGCGTGAAGCTGCTGGGCTCCATCCGCCCAGGCCAGCTCGCCCCGGAGCAGCCCTCCAACGGTGAGCCCCGCACCGGCCTGTCCATGGGCGAGCACGCCGCCATCACCGCCCGCGAGTTCGGCCTGACCCGCGAGGAGCAGGACGAGCTGGCTGCCACCTCCCACCAGAACCTCGCCAAGGCCTACGAGGAGGGCTTCTTCGAGGACCTCGTCACCCCATTCCTCGGCGTGCAGCGCGATACCAACCTGCGCCCCGACTCCACCGTGGAGAAGCTGGCCAAGCTCAAGCCCGTCTTCGGCAAGCGCGATGCCGAGCAGCACGGCACCAAGGCCACTATGACCGCCGGTAACTCCACCCCGCTGACCGACGGCGCCTCCGCCGTGCTCATCTCCTCTGAGGACTGGGCCAAGGAACACAACATCCCGGTGCAGGCCTACCTGGTCGACTCCGAAATCGCCGCGGTGGACTTCATCCACGGCCGCAACGGCATGACCCCCGACGGCCTGCTCATGAGCCCCACCTACGCCGTGCCTCGCCTCCTGGAGCGCAACGGCCTGAGCCTGCAGGACTTCGACTTCTACGAAATCCACGAGGCCTTCGCCTCCCAGACCCTGGCCACCCTGAAGGCCTGGGAAAGCGCCGAGTACTGCAAGGACCGCCTGGGCCTGGACAAGCCGCTGGGCTCCATCGACCGCTCCAAGCTCAACGTTAAGGGCTCCTCCCTGGCAGCCGGCCACCCCTTCGCCGCCACCGGTGGTCGCATCATCGCCACCGCCGCGAAGGTTCTGGAGCAAAACGGTGGCGGCCGCACCCTCGTGTCCATCTGCGCCGCAGGTGGTCAGGGCATCGTCGCCATCATCGAGCGCTAG
- the coaE gene encoding dephospho-CoA kinase yields the protein MKKIGLTGGIGSGKSTVSGRLAEHGAFIVDADKIAREIVEPGQPALAELDHAFDGVINPDGTLNRQELARQAFATKEKTQVLNNITHPRIRARTQELFDQAEAQGEPVVVYDMPLLIENGEAEKMDAVWVVDAPDEVRIQRLVDHRGLDEDDARRRINAQIDRETRLAAADTVLDNGGSVEELLAQVDRAWQERAQ from the coding sequence ATGAAAAAAATCGGACTAACCGGCGGAATCGGCTCAGGAAAATCCACCGTCTCCGGCCGCCTCGCAGAACACGGCGCGTTCATCGTGGACGCCGACAAGATCGCCCGCGAGATCGTAGAACCCGGACAACCAGCACTAGCGGAGCTAGACCACGCCTTTGACGGAGTGATCAACCCCGATGGCACCCTCAACCGCCAAGAACTCGCGCGGCAAGCCTTCGCTACCAAAGAAAAAACCCAGGTACTCAACAACATCACCCACCCGCGCATCCGCGCCCGCACCCAAGAACTATTCGACCAAGCCGAAGCGCAAGGGGAGCCCGTGGTGGTCTACGACATGCCACTGCTCATCGAAAACGGCGAGGCAGAAAAGATGGATGCCGTGTGGGTGGTGGACGCCCCCGACGAGGTGCGCATCCAACGGCTCGTCGACCACCGAGGACTCGATGAAGACGACGCCCGCCGGCGCATCAACGCCCAAATCGACCGCGAGACTCGCCTGGCAGCCGCAGACACCGTGCTGGATAACGGCGGCAGCGTAGAAGAACTGCTCGCACAGGTGGACAGGGCCTGGCAGGAACGGGCGCAGTAG